In one Desulfoferula mesophila genomic region, the following are encoded:
- a CDS encoding response regulator, with amino-acid sequence MSQLEQDLRYLGVLEKARQITAELGPEAAIRYIRHAYRLLSKVYHPDLHQENRRAAEEGQRRLNALKQRLDATSDEELGSFLQTSARSRAGRPRVLIVEDEICLADNLGDLLIMEGHQVATAPDGLAGLRLHMSFRPELVISDILMPIMDGVEMVRALRQRDPEIKVIFISGFFGTHSIQNSLMQELVRFGYPRLAKPFRPSQLLELVRRELGG; translated from the coding sequence TTGAGCCAACTGGAGCAGGATCTGCGCTATCTGGGGGTGCTGGAAAAGGCCCGGCAAATCACCGCCGAGTTGGGCCCGGAGGCGGCGATTCGCTATATCCGCCACGCCTATCGCCTGCTCTCCAAGGTCTATCACCCGGACCTGCACCAAGAAAACCGCCGAGCCGCCGAAGAGGGCCAGCGCCGCCTCAACGCCCTGAAACAGCGCCTGGACGCCACCAGCGACGAGGAGTTGGGGAGCTTCCTGCAAACCTCGGCCCGGTCGCGCGCCGGACGCCCCCGGGTGCTGATCGTGGAAGACGAAATCTGTCTGGCCGACAACTTGGGCGATTTGCTTATAATGGAGGGCCACCAGGTGGCCACCGCTCCGGACGGCCTGGCCGGCCTGCGCCTGCATATGAGTTTCAGACCGGAACTGGTAATCAGCGATATTCTAATGCCTATAATGGACGGAGTGGAGATGGTTCGCGCCCTGCGCCAACGGGACCCGGAAATCAAGGTGATCTTCATTTCCGGTTTTTTCGGCACCCACTCCATTCAAAATTCACTCATGCAAGAGCTGGTTCGCTTTGGATACCCCCGCCTGGCCAAACCCTTCCGGCCCAGCCAGCTGCTCGAGCTGGTGCGCCGGGAACTGGGAGGCTGA
- a CDS encoding 4-hydroxybenzoate octaprenyltransferase yields MALNPGGRLKDFGDLVKFSHTIFLFPFALSALLLATREHPLTVGIFFWVVVALVAARSAAMIMNRIADRRYDALNPRTAMRPLVTGRVSPALAWAWLVLACALLVLAAAMLNPLCLRLSPVALAWVLGYSFTKRFTWLCHLWLGLATALAPLGAWIAVTGAWDWRAAVLAGAAALWVVGFDVIYACQDIEFDTSQCLHSLPARLGLERALWVSRGMHALTILGFFALAPLFNLGDIYLLGSGVVALALVVEQALVAVKRANIPMAFFTVNGFVSIAFLVFLILDLWLGGAA; encoded by the coding sequence ATGGCCCTGAATCCGGGGGGACGGCTCAAGGACTTCGGCGACCTGGTCAAGTTCAGCCACACCATCTTCTTGTTTCCCTTTGCCCTGAGCGCCCTGCTGCTGGCCACCCGGGAGCACCCGCTCACCGTGGGCATCTTTTTCTGGGTGGTGGTGGCACTGGTGGCGGCGCGCAGCGCGGCCATGATCATGAACCGCATCGCCGACCGCCGCTACGACGCCCTCAACCCCCGCACCGCCATGCGCCCCCTGGTCACCGGCCGGGTGAGCCCGGCCCTGGCCTGGGCCTGGCTGGTGTTGGCTTGTGCGTTGCTGGTGTTGGCCGCGGCCATGCTCAACCCCCTGTGCCTCAGACTCTCGCCCGTGGCCCTGGCCTGGGTCTTGGGCTACAGCTTCACCAAGCGCTTCACCTGGCTGTGCCACCTCTGGCTGGGCCTGGCCACCGCCCTGGCCCCCTTGGGCGCCTGGATCGCGGTCACCGGGGCCTGGGACTGGCGGGCCGCGGTGCTGGCCGGGGCGGCCGCCCTGTGGGTGGTGGGCTTCGACGTCATCTACGCCTGCCAGGACATAGAATTCGACACCTCCCAATGCCTGCACTCCCTGCCCGCCCGCCTGGGATTGGAGCGGGCCCTGTGGGTGAGCCGGGGGATGCACGCCCTGACCATCCTGGGCTTCTTCGCCCTGGCCCCGCTTTTCAACCTGGGCGACATTTATTTGCTGGGATCCGGGGTGGTGGCCCTGGCCCTGGTGGTGGAGCAAGCGTTGGTGGCGGTGAAGCGGGCCAACATTCCCATGGCCTTTTTCACGGTCAACGGTTTCGTGTCCATCGCCTTTCTGGTGTTTTTGATCCTGGACCTGTGGCTGGGGGGCGCGGCTTGA
- a CDS encoding menaquinone biosynthesis decarboxylase → MQAPLNMRQFVKALESRGWLKRVSEEVDPFLEITALSDAVMKAGGPALMFEKVKGVSCPLAINLFGSPQRMALALGVEHLDEVAGRLRGLLELELPSGGLWSKLLSVLPKLKELKAFAPQKVKSAPCQEVVLRGEQASLDLLPILTCWPQDAGPFITLPQVITADPDTGKHNVGMYRLQRFDEHTTGMHWHRHKGGASHYRRAKELGQKLPVAVALGGAPASVYAACAPLPENLPEYMFSGFLLRRPVELVQAVTSELLVPAEAEVIIEGYVDPAEPLRVEGPFGDHTGYYSLADDYPVLHVTAVTHRKDYLYPTTIVGIPPMEDYYLGMATERIFLPLLQTVLPEVVDYHMPAEGVFHNLVFVSIKKDHPGQAYKVMNALWGQGQMMFAKILVIVDADVDVQDPQRAWWEALNHIDPQRDILFSKGPADVLDHAAQLPCLHSKMGIDGTKKLPGEGFERPWPERIAMDPEVERAALARLKAWGLVTPEK, encoded by the coding sequence ATGCAGGCCCCCCTTAACATGCGACAATTCGTCAAGGCCCTGGAGAGCCGGGGCTGGCTGAAACGCGTCTCCGAGGAGGTGGACCCCTTCCTGGAGATCACCGCCCTGAGCGACGCGGTGATGAAGGCCGGCGGCCCGGCCCTGATGTTCGAAAAGGTCAAGGGCGTCTCCTGCCCCCTGGCTATCAACCTCTTCGGCTCGCCCCAGCGCATGGCCCTGGCCCTGGGGGTGGAGCACCTGGACGAGGTGGCCGGTCGCCTGCGGGGGCTGTTGGAGCTGGAGCTGCCCTCGGGCGGCCTGTGGTCCAAGCTACTCAGCGTGTTGCCCAAGCTCAAGGAGCTCAAGGCCTTTGCCCCCCAGAAGGTGAAGAGCGCCCCTTGCCAGGAGGTGGTGCTGCGCGGCGAGCAGGCTTCTTTGGACCTCTTGCCCATCCTCACCTGCTGGCCCCAGGACGCCGGGCCCTTCATCACCCTGCCCCAGGTGATCACCGCCGACCCGGACACCGGCAAACACAACGTGGGCATGTACCGCTTGCAGCGGTTCGACGAGCACACCACGGGCATGCACTGGCACCGCCACAAGGGCGGGGCCTCCCACTATCGCCGGGCCAAGGAGCTGGGGCAGAAGCTGCCGGTGGCCGTGGCCCTGGGCGGGGCGCCCGCCTCGGTCTACGCGGCCTGCGCCCCCCTACCCGAAAACCTGCCCGAGTACATGTTCAGCGGCTTTTTGCTGCGCCGGCCGGTGGAGCTGGTCCAGGCGGTCACCAGCGAGCTGTTGGTCCCGGCCGAGGCCGAGGTGATCATCGAAGGCTACGTGGACCCGGCCGAGCCCCTGCGGGTCGAGGGCCCCTTTGGCGACCACACCGGCTATTACTCCCTGGCCGACGACTACCCGGTGCTGCACGTCACCGCCGTCACCCATCGCAAGGACTATCTCTACCCCACCACCATCGTGGGAATACCGCCCATGGAGGACTATTACTTGGGCATGGCCACCGAGCGCATCTTCCTGCCCTTGTTGCAGACGGTGCTGCCCGAGGTGGTGGACTACCACATGCCCGCCGAGGGGGTGTTCCACAACCTGGTGTTCGTGTCCATCAAGAAAGACCACCCCGGCCAGGCCTACAAGGTGATGAACGCCCTGTGGGGCCAGGGACAGATGATGTTCGCCAAGATCCTGGTGATCGTGGACGCCGACGTGGACGTGCAAGACCCCCAGCGCGCCTGGTGGGAGGCCCTAAACCACATCGACCCCCAGCGGGACATCCTGTTCAGCAAGGGACCGGCCGACGTGCTGGATCACGCGGCCCAGCTCCCCTGTCTGCACAGCAAGATGGGCATCGACGGCACCAAGAAGCTACCCGGCGAGGGCTTCGAGCGCCCCTGGCCGGAGCGCATCGCGATGGACCCCGAGGTGGAGCGGGCGGCCCTGGCCCGGCTCAAGGCCTGGGGCCTGGTCACCCCGGAGAAGTAG
- a CDS encoding HAD family hydrolase, with translation MSGQAAAIFDVDRTLVVPSSMEKVFVPFLIRRGYLRAPDLARYVLLYLTRGLGGDSSAAQNKAHLQGKDPDELARLAAECFQTKIRPRISSEGRRRMDDHRRKGHLVVLLTGSLEPLAAQIQRELGADMALAARLEVKDGALSGELEGLRPYGPEKARLVRELARTHGINLAESYAYGDHHSDYQLLDAVGHPHAVNPDFQLRRRAAQRGWPILHF, from the coding sequence GTGAGCGGGCAAGCCGCCGCCATTTTCGACGTGGACCGGACCCTGGTGGTCCCCAGTTCCATGGAAAAGGTATTCGTGCCTTTTCTGATCCGGCGCGGCTATCTGCGCGCCCCGGACCTGGCCCGCTACGTTCTCCTCTACCTCACCCGCGGCCTGGGCGGCGATTCCTCGGCGGCCCAGAACAAGGCCCACCTCCAGGGCAAGGACCCCGACGAGTTGGCCCGCCTGGCCGCCGAGTGCTTCCAGACCAAAATCCGGCCCCGCATCAGCAGCGAAGGCCGCCGCCGCATGGACGACCACCGCCGCAAGGGCCACTTGGTGGTGCTGCTCACCGGCAGCCTGGAGCCCCTGGCCGCCCAGATCCAGCGCGAGTTGGGCGCGGACATGGCCCTGGCCGCCCGCCTGGAGGTCAAGGACGGGGCCCTGTCCGGTGAGCTGGAGGGGCTCAGGCCCTACGGCCCGGAAAAAGCCCGCCTGGTGCGCGAGCTGGCCCGCACCCACGGCATCAACCTGGCCGAATCCTACGCCTATGGCGACCATCACTCGGATTACCAGCTTCTGGACGCCGTGGGCCACCCCCACGCGGTCAACCCGGATTTCCAGCTTCGCCGCCGGGCCGCCCAGCGCGGCTGGCCCATCCTGCACTTCTAA
- a CDS encoding CDP-alcohol phosphatidyltransferase family protein — protein MPVPMSTANFITLLRLPLLILIVLLLHLPGAVAPFICLVLITALYLMDWLDGYVARFKNEVTDLGSVLDIAMDRVVENVLWFVFVSLGSVPLWVGLVFIIRSFLVDGLREYALSKGYSAFGMMHSPLGKFLVAGRFMRGFYGLAKGLAFGGLTLCQALIALGPEAVSEMKVFFWLTPALVYLSVILCIARGLPVLADIRRLMDQVPRPN, from the coding sequence ATGCCCGTACCAATGTCCACGGCCAACTTCATCACCCTGTTGCGCCTGCCGCTGCTGATTCTCATCGTCCTGCTGCTGCACCTGCCCGGCGCGGTCGCGCCTTTCATCTGCCTGGTGCTCATCACCGCCCTCTACCTCATGGACTGGCTGGACGGCTACGTGGCCCGTTTCAAAAACGAGGTCACCGACCTGGGCAGCGTGCTGGACATCGCCATGGACCGGGTGGTGGAAAACGTGCTGTGGTTCGTGTTCGTGAGCCTGGGCTCGGTGCCCCTGTGGGTGGGCCTGGTGTTCATCATCCGCAGCTTCCTGGTGGACGGCCTTCGGGAGTACGCCCTGTCCAAGGGCTACAGCGCCTTTGGCATGATGCACTCGCCGCTGGGCAAATTTTTGGTGGCCGGGCGCTTCATGCGCGGCTTCTACGGCCTGGCCAAGGGGCTGGCCTTCGGCGGACTCACCCTGTGCCAGGCTTTGATCGCCCTGGGGCCCGAGGCCGTTTCCGAAATGAAAGTGTTTTTCTGGCTGACCCCGGCTCTGGTATATTTGTCGGTAATTCTTTGCATTGCCCGGGGCCTGCCGGTATTGGCGGACATTCGCCGCCTCATGGATCAAGTCCCCCGGCCAAACTAG
- a CDS encoding thioredoxin domain-containing protein, which produces MENRLAQQKSPYLLQHAHNPVAWQPWDRQALELAKAEDKPIFLSIGYATCHWCHVMAHESFEDPEVAELLNREYVPIKVDREERPDLDGVYMAVCQTLTGRGGWPLSVWLTPDGKPFYAGTYFPKTTRQGMPGFIPVLQELARRWKSPERVKMLSASQEIIKALKGAAQGQGGNLGLKTLQQAHEGLAGIYDSRFGGFGQAPKFPSPHHLTFLLRWHLRAPQDQALAMVEKTLTEMWRGGMFDQVGGGFHRYSVDARWLVPHFEKMLYDQAMLTMAYVETHQLTGEAEHARAAREVLDYVLRDMTAPEGGFYSAEDADSEGEEGLFYVWTPAQVREVLGPELGERFCRVYNISEAGNFEHGRSIAHLALGWDELAQAEGVAVEALRQEMAEARAKLFAAREKRVHPLKDDKVITSWNGLMIAALAQAGAALGESAYLEAARRAAAFVEQYLVGTDGRLARRWRQGHLTGPGYLDDYALYIWGLLELHQAGQDPRHLERALELTELAGRLFWDDEGGGYFYTPADGEALIFRDKEIYDGALPSGNSVMAGNLLRLGRLVARPELEDRAEDLLNAFAGTVERMPMGYTQLMNALDFAQGHTQEVVVVGRAGEPDTKAMLEKFHTSFGPRRVILFRPVGQDEPLVESLAPYSAAMEMVGGAATAYVCANYACLAPVNDPADLEL; this is translated from the coding sequence ATGGAAAACCGCCTGGCCCAGCAAAAAAGCCCCTATCTTTTGCAGCATGCCCACAATCCCGTGGCCTGGCAGCCCTGGGATCGACAGGCGCTGGAGTTGGCCAAGGCCGAGGACAAACCCATCTTCCTCTCCATAGGCTACGCCACCTGCCACTGGTGCCACGTGATGGCCCACGAGTCCTTCGAGGACCCGGAGGTGGCCGAGTTGCTCAACCGGGAGTACGTGCCCATCAAGGTGGACCGCGAGGAGCGGCCCGACCTGGACGGGGTGTACATGGCCGTGTGCCAGACCCTCACCGGCCGGGGCGGCTGGCCGCTGAGCGTATGGCTCACCCCGGACGGCAAGCCCTTTTACGCGGGCACCTACTTTCCCAAGACCACCCGCCAGGGCATGCCCGGTTTCATCCCGGTGCTGCAGGAATTGGCCCGGCGCTGGAAGAGCCCCGAGCGGGTCAAGATGCTCAGCGCCAGCCAGGAGATCATCAAGGCCCTCAAGGGCGCGGCCCAGGGCCAAGGGGGCAACCTGGGGCTCAAGACGCTGCAACAGGCCCACGAGGGCCTGGCCGGCATCTACGACTCCCGGTTCGGCGGTTTCGGCCAGGCCCCCAAGTTTCCCAGCCCCCATCATTTGACCTTCCTGCTGCGCTGGCATTTGCGCGCCCCCCAGGACCAAGCCCTGGCCATGGTGGAAAAGACCCTCACCGAGATGTGGCGGGGCGGCATGTTCGACCAGGTGGGCGGCGGCTTCCACCGCTACTCGGTGGACGCCCGCTGGCTGGTGCCCCACTTCGAGAAGATGCTCTACGACCAGGCCATGCTCACCATGGCCTATGTGGAGACCCATCAGCTCACCGGCGAGGCCGAGCACGCCCGGGCGGCCCGCGAGGTCCTGGACTACGTGCTCCGGGACATGACCGCGCCCGAGGGCGGTTTCTACTCGGCCGAGGACGCCGACTCCGAGGGCGAGGAGGGCCTGTTCTACGTGTGGACCCCGGCCCAGGTACGCGAGGTGTTGGGGCCGGAGTTGGGCGAGCGCTTCTGTAGGGTCTACAACATCAGCGAGGCGGGCAACTTCGAGCACGGCCGCTCCATCGCCCACCTCGCCCTGGGCTGGGACGAGCTGGCCCAGGCCGAGGGCGTGGCGGTCGAGGCCCTGCGCCAGGAGATGGCCGAGGCCCGGGCCAAGCTCTTTGCGGCCCGCGAAAAGCGGGTGCACCCCCTCAAGGATGACAAGGTCATCACCTCCTGGAACGGCCTGATGATCGCCGCCCTGGCCCAGGCCGGGGCCGCCCTGGGCGAGAGCGCCTATCTGGAGGCCGCGCGGCGCGCCGCCGCCTTTGTGGAGCAATACCTGGTGGGCACCGACGGCCGCCTGGCCCGCCGCTGGCGCCAGGGGCACCTCACCGGGCCGGGCTATCTGGATGACTACGCTTTATACATCTGGGGGCTCCTGGAGCTGCACCAGGCCGGGCAAGACCCGCGCCATCTGGAGCGGGCCCTGGAGCTTACCGAGTTGGCGGGCCGCCTGTTCTGGGACGACGAGGGCGGCGGCTATTTCTACACCCCGGCCGACGGGGAGGCCCTGATCTTTAGGGACAAGGAGATCTACGACGGGGCCTTGCCCTCGGGCAACTCGGTCATGGCGGGCAACCTGTTGCGCCTGGGGCGCCTGGTGGCCCGCCCGGAGTTGGAAGACCGGGCCGAGGATTTGCTTAACGCCTTCGCCGGCACGGTGGAGCGCATGCCCATGGGCTACACCCAGCTCATGAACGCCCTGGATTTCGCCCAAGGCCACACCCAGGAGGTGGTGGTGGTGGGCCGGGCCGGGGAGCCGGACACCAAGGCCATGCTCGAGAAGTTCCACACCAGCTTCGGACCCCGGCGGGTGATCCTGTTCCGGCCGGTGGGCCAGGACGAGCCCCTGGTGGAGTCCCTGGCCCCCTATAGCGCGGCCATGGAGATGGTGGGCGGAGCGGCCACGGCCTATGTCTGCGCCAACTACGCCTGCCTGGCCCCGGTGAACGACCCGGCCGATCTGGAGTTGTGA